The sequence AGGCGCGTACGGCCTTGGCTTCAAATTCATCGCGGAGAACGTCCCGTTCATTGTGCTGCCCCCGCTGGTGCTCTACGCAATCCACCTGCAGATCGACTATCTGACGCGACGTGCCGGAGCGCAGGCCGTCCGAACGCTGCCCGAGAGCAGCTGATAGTCACGGCATTTTGATCGCCGAGACGTACATTTCGATGACGGGCCGATAGAGGTCTACATCGTCGAGTTCGCTGCCCAGCACGACCGAGTCGCTGGTCGCTACGAGCACCTGGGCGAAGGTCAACGGCGGAATCAGCAACGTTCCACCGAGCCTGTCGATGCCTTCGACGATGAACCCCGCGAGCGCCTCGACGACTTCTGACCTCTTCTCGGCCACCCGTTCGCGCACCTCAGGATTACGGAGTAGATAGAGGGTGAACTCGTGGCCCAACGCGGCGTGCTCAGCACCCCGGTCACGACTGAGTTGGCGCCATCGCGCGGCGATCTCGTCGAGTTCGCGCGACCCGAGCTGCTCCGCTGAGGCCATCACGTCGGCGAAATTGTCGAAATAGCGGCGCCAATAACGGTCGCTCACTGCGAGGAAGAGGTCCTCCTTCGTGACGAAGTGCTTGTAGATGGCTCCCTTCGTATAGCCCGCTGCGTGGGCGATGTCGTCGAGAGTCGCTGGTGCGAAGCCCTTTTCGGCGAACACATCCTCCGCGGCGTCGAGCAACAGCGAACGGGTGTGCTCGAGACGCCGTTCTCGTGTCCACCGCTCGACCATGCCAAAAGTCTGCCACAGAATCTGAGAAACCCTCTAGACATCCAGATACTGACTGGTATCTTTCGCTGTGAGCCGCGTGGGGACGCGGCGGCCCAGGAGGCGTCGTGAGCGATCTGTCGAACAAGAAACCTGCCGTCACCGAGTCACTCGGCGGAACGGCCGAACTCGGCGCCCAGGTTCAGCCCAAGGGCAAGCCCGTGCAGATCTGGGCGTTTTTCGGCGGCGCGATCCTGCTCCTGCAGTTGTACGTGTGGACCAAATGGGTCACCGGGCCGTACTTCGAGCAAGTGCCCGCCGGGCCGACCCCGCTGCCGTTGCACATGAAGATCCCGCTCATCGCGAACGCGGTCGTGCTCTGGGTAGGCCTGCCTTTCGCCATCTGGTGGTTCTTCATCAGGCCGTGGCGGCGCGAGCGACGGATCACGCTGGACGGGATGCTGGTGTTGTCCATGGGCCTGATGTTTTTTCAGGATCCCTTCCTGAACTACTTCAACACGTGGTGCACCTACAACACCTGGCTGTTCAACCGCGGCGCCTGGACACCGCACATTCCCGGATGGTTTTCACCCGATGAACCAGGCCGCATGGTGCCCGAACCGCTGCTGACCAACACGGTGGGATACGCGTACGGAGTCCTACTGATCACGATCATCGGATGCGCGGTCATGCGCAAGATCAAGTCACGCTGGCCCAACATCAGCAATCTGCGCTTGATCCTGGCGACCTTCGCGATCTCCTTTGTCTTCGACTTCGTGATGGAGGCACTGGTCCTGTTGCCGGCCGGGCTCTACACCTATCCCGGTGCCATCCGCGAGGTGTCCTTCAATGCCGGCACCTATTACCAATGGCCGGTGTACGAAGGGCTCATGTGGGGCGGCGTCCAAACGGCGCTGTGCTGTCTGCGCTTCTTCACCGACGATCGCGGCCGCACGATCGCCGAGCGCGGATTGGACCGTGTCCGCGGCGGCTTCGTTCGACAGCAGTTCGTCCGGTTCTTAGCGATCTTCGCCGCGGTGAGCGCATGCTTCTTCGTCCTCTACAACATTCCCGTGCAATGGTTCGCCATGCACTCCGACCCGTGGCCCGAAGACCACCTGAAGCGTTCGTATTTCAACGGCGGCATCTGCGGTGACGGAACGGACATCCCGTGCCCCGACCCCAGCCTGCCCTTGCCGAGCAGATGGTCCGGCCACATCAACACCGACGGTGAACTCGTCGTCCCCGAGGGCAAAGAGGTTCCCGTGACCGTGCCCTTCGAACGAGGCAATTGAGGGTCAGGGCATCTTCACGGCCGACACGTACATCTCGAGCATCGGCTGGTACAGATCGACATCGTCGAGGTGACTACCCAGTTCGACGGCGTCGGTCGTGGCGATGATGATGTGGGCGAACGTCGCCGCGGGGATCAGCAGGGTCGCGCCAAGCGTCTCGATACCATCGACGATGTAGCGGGTGAGCTCGTCGACCACCTCGGATCGCTTGGCGGCCACGCGTTCTCGCGCCTCCGGATTGCGCAGCAGGTAGAGGTTGAACTCGATGCCCAGTGCCGCATGCTCGGCGCCGCGGTCACGACTCAGCTGGCGCCACCGCTCCCCGATGTCTTCGAGCTCGCGTGCCCCGATGTGGTCCGACGACGACATCACCTCCGCGAACTTGTCGAAGTACCGACGCCAGTACCGGTCACTCGCAGCCAGAAACAGTTCCTCCTTGGTGGCGAAGTACTTGTAGATCGCGCCTTTCGAGTAGCCGGCCGCCTTCGCGATGTCGTCGAGAGTCGCTGAGATGAAACCCCTTTCGGCAAACACCTGCTCGGCGGCATCCAGCAGCAGTGAACGCGTGCGTTCGAGGCGTCGCTCGCGCGTCCAAGGCTCCACCATGCCGCCATCTTGCCACAAAATTTGACCCCTTGGTCATTCAGATACCGGCTGGTATATTTTCGGCGCATCGGCCACTTTCTGAGGGGAGCTGTGAGGTCCATGGGATCGACAAGTGCGGAGGAGACGGTGTCGTGAGCGATCTGTCGAGCAGGAAGAAGCCCGTTCTCACCGAGTCACTGAGTGACGCGGCACTCGGTGCGCAGCCTCAGAAGAAGATCACGCCGGTGCGAGTGTGGGCGGCGGTCGGCGGTGTGATTCTTGCGTTCCAGCTGTATGTGTGGATCCGCTGGATCACCGGCCCGAACTTCGAGCGGGTCCCCGCAGGCCCGACCGACCCACCGATGTTCATGAAGACGATCCTCTTCACCTGGACGGCCGTGATCGTGGTGGGCATGCCAATTGCCATCTGGTGGTTCCTCATTCGGCCGTGGCGCCGGGAACGGCGAATCACCCTCGACGGAATGCTCTTCGTGTCCTGCGGCCTGCTGTGGTTTCAGGATCCGCTACTGAACTACTTCAGCACGTGGAGCACGTACAACACCTGGATGTGGAACATGGGCTCGTGGGTCCAGGACATTCCGGGTTGGGTGTCGTTCGGGGAACCGGGCGCCATGATGGCCGAGCCCGTTCTGATGAACGCCCCCGGCTACTTCTTCGTGCTGCTGTGCACCATGCTGGGCTGCTGGGTCATGCGCCTAGCCAAGAAGCGGTTTCCCAATATCAACACCTTCGGCCTCATCGGGGTCGTGATCGCCTGGACCTTCTTCTTCGATTTCGTCATCGAGGGGCTGTTCCTCATGCCGATGGGGCTGTTCACCTATCCAGGCGCCATCCAGGCGCTGTCGGTCAATGCCGGCACCTACTACCAGTGGCCGCTCTATGAAGGGCTCATGTGGGGCGGCGTCCAAGCCGGTCTGTGCTGCATGCGCTACTTCACCGACGACCGTGGCCGCACCTTCGTCGAGCGCGGGCTCGACCAGGTCCGAGGCGGATTCGTCAAACAGCAGCTGACCCGCTTCCTGGCGATCTTCGCCGCGTGCAGCGCATTCTTCTTCGTCTTCTACAACATTCCGGCACAGTTCTTTGCCATGCACCAGGACCCGTGGCCGGACGACATTTTGAAGCGCTCGTACTTCCTGATGGGCATCTGCGGTGAGGACACCGATCGGCCGTGCCCCGATCCTGCGCTACCGATGCCCCTGACGAATTCCGGCTACATCAACCACGACGGTGAGCTCGTCCTCCCCGAGGGCGTGAAGCTTCCCGACAACGTTCCACTTGAGCGAGGAAAGTAAATGCGCAGCAGTACTTCTGCGGTGGTCACGCCTGTTTCGGACGCGCCGTTCTACCGTGCGGTCGACGACGAGGTAGAGGTCTTCCGCGCTGCGGCCCGCCGTGGGCTGCCGGTGCTACTCAAGGGGCCTACGGGGTGCGGGAAGACACGTTTCGTGGAGGCGATGGCCCACCACCTGGGCCGCGAGCTGATCACCGTTGCGGGCCACGAGGACATGACGTCGGCTGACCTCGTCGGCCGATTTCTGCTGAAGGGCGGTGAGACGGTGTGGGTGGACGGGCCGCTGACCCGCGCGGTGCGCGAGGGCGCCATCTTCTATCTGGACGAGGTGGTGGAGGCACGCCAGGACACCACCGTGGTCATCCATCCGCTTGCCGATCACCGCCGTGAGTTGCCCGTCGACCGGCTCGGCACGACACTGCAGGCGGCCCCGGGATTCCAGCTGGTGATCTCTTACAACCCCGGATACCAGAGCGTCCTGAAGAACCTGAAAGAGTCGACGCGTCAGCGCTTCATCGCCATCGCACTGGGCTACCCGTCCCCCGACGTCGAGACCGAGGTGGTTGCCTACGAAGCCGGGATCGATATCGAAACCGCACGTTCACTGGTCAAGCTCGCGTACGCCATCCGTAACCTGGACGGCTCACCGCTGCGCGAAGTGTCCTCCACCCGCATGTTGATCCTCGCCGGCGGCCTTGTGGCCGAGGGGCTGAACCTGCGCAGTGCCGTCCACGCGGCCGTCGTCCAAGTGCTCTCCGACGATGCCGACGTCATCCGCGCCCTCGATGAACTAGTCAATACCGTCCTACCCCAGACGTGACCGACGCCGCCTCGGGAAACCCTGACCGGTTCCGGTTCCTCGCCACCTACATCGCCGGCAGGTCGGTCGACGTCACCGAGGCGCCGGCCGGCCAGCCCGCGCACACCAACGGCCAGTTCATCTTCGTCTCAGCCGCTGGTTCCGTCGAGGAGCAGCGCCGCGAAACGCTGGTTCAGGCCGCTCTTCTCGGCGCGGGCAGCCTTGATCCGCGGTTGGTGAAGGGATTGCGGGCGCGGGCCACGATCGCGCGCCGCTACCTGGCACTCGAGGGCCACCGGGCTCTCGCCGAACTCGCTCGACAGATTCCACTCGATGCCGCGCTCGTCCCCGACAGCCCACCCGGCACCGCGACCGCCGACGAGTCACTTGAGGTTGCCAGGAGCCGAGCCCATGTCGCTGATCCGCCGGAGTGGTTCGGTGTCATCAAACCGTCCCGGTTGTTGGGGTCCACCGCTGGACCAGGCGGGCAGGCCACCAACAAAGACCTCAAACTCCAGTTCGACCCCATCGACATGCCCGACTCCGAGGACGACGACGAAGACGACGACGGCGGGAAGTCCAGCGAGAGCAAGATCCTCAAGTTGTTCGAGAGTCCCCTCTTCAACAACCAGTCGATGTCAGACTACTTCCGAAAGATGTTCGGCGGTAAACGTTCCGAAGGCGAGGGCGCCGCGGGCGCCGAGATGACGGTCCGCTCCGTCCGGCGGGTGCAGGAGGCGGGAGCGAATGCTCGACCCGTGCCGACGCGTATTCAGTTCACGGATGACGGCAAGCCCGGTGCTGCGCTAGGTGTGGGCGGGGCGCTATATCCGGAGTGGGACGTGTTCAACAACCAATACAAGCCGGACTGGTGCCGGGTCATCGATTTTCCGCTGACCGTTGACGCCGACGTGTCCGATGCCGCTGTCGTGCACGATGACGTGCTGCGGCGCCGCCTGGCTCGTGTCGGGCTCGGCCCGAAGGTATTGCGCGGCCGCGCCGACGGAGACGACCTCGACATCGAGGCGCTCATCGACCTGTTCGTCGATCTGCAATCCGGCTTCTCGGCGCCCGAGCATGTCTACCTGGAGCGCCGCAAGCTTGCTCGAAATCTCGGCGTGCTCATTCTGATCGATGCCTCCGGATCCGCCGTAGACGCCGATTCGGACGGCCTCGCCGTGCACGACCACCAGCGACGGGCGGCCGCCACCCTGGCCGTCACACTCGAAGAGCTCGGTGACCGTGTCGCCGTCTACGCGTTTCGATCGCAGGGCCGCCACGCCGTACATCTGCCTGTCATCAAGACGTTCGACCAGAGTTTCGGCGCCGTCGGGCGGGCCCGCCTCAACCAGCTCGAACCGGCGAGCTACACCCGCCTCGGCGCCGGAATCCGCGGTGCGGGTGAAGTTCTCAAGAATCAGGCCGGCACGCCGAATCGGCTGCTGCTCGTTCTTTCGGACGGCTTCCCCTACGACGACGGTTACGAGGGGCGTTACGCGGAAGCCGACGCCGGCAAGGCCCTCGAAGAGCTCCGCGCCGACGGCGTTGCCTGCCTGTGCCTGTCCATCGGCGCTTCCACGGAGCCCGATGTGCTCGAACGCGTCTTCGGCTCCGCCAGCTTCGCCAGCGCTCCGACCCTTGCCGACTTGAGCCCGCAGATGGACGAGCTGTTCATGTCGTCTCTGCGTGAACTCGCCGCGCCGACACCGTCGCGAGGCTGAACAATGAAGGTCTTGGTGACAGGCGCCCTGGGCAACATCGGCTTTTCCACATTGGAGGCGTTGCTCGTCGAAGGCCACGATGTCGTCGCTTTCGACCTCGAATCTCGCCGGGCGCGCCAACTCGCGTCCGGCTTCGATGGACGAGTGCAGTTCGTCTGGGGCGACATCACGAATCGAGAGTCGCTCCAATTCGCACTCAAGGGCGTGGATGCGGTTATCCACCTGGCGGCCATCATTCCTCCCGCTACAGAACGAGTTCCCGACCTCGCCAAAAAAGTGAACGTCGATGCCACGCGCAACCTTGTCGCGGAGATGGAGGCCTCGCCCACGGCCGGCAGGCTCGTCTTCGCATCGTCCGTAGGCATTTTCGGAGACGACCAAGACCGCGAGCCGCCGCTGCGCGTCGACACACCCGTGCATCCGACGGACGAATACGGGCGCCACAAGGTGGCGTGTGAGCAAGCGATCCGGCAGTCGCGGCTGCGCTGGAGCATCCTACGGCTTGCGGCCGTGACGCCAATACATTTGCAGGCGCAGGACCCAAGCATCATGTTCGAGTTCAGTCCCGACGCGCGGTTCGAGTTCCTACATCCCGCCGACGCGGGAGTTGCGTTCGCTCGGGCCGTGGCCTGTGAGGAGTCGATCGGAGCGACGCTGTACATCGCCGGCGGCGCAAGCTGCCGCATGACTTATTACGACTTCGCCACCGCACTCATGAGTGCAATCGGAATCGGTCCCATCCCCGTCGAAGCCTTTGTCCGAACGAAGCCTGCTCGCTTCTTCGGTGACTGGGTGGACACTGAGGAAAGCCAGCGCCTCCTTCAGTACCAGAAACGAGGGCTCGACGAGCAACTCGGAGACATGAAGGAGGACTTCGGCAAGCTGGTGCCGTTGATCCGTCTCGTGCGTCCGCTCGCGACCTGGTTCGTAACCCGCAGCTCCGCCCATCTCAAGGACAACCGCCGTTCGCATGCCGGTTGACTGGGCAGGCCAAAGCGTAGCTGCGCAGATCGCGCTTATGCGGCGTCGCGTTCGTCCAGCGCAATGCCGACGTTGACCTCCACTTCGCTGAGGCGTACCCGATTCCGCCTGGGCGCCGGCAGTGCCGTCGACCAATAGCGATGATCTGTCGGGGTGACGAATTCTGCTGTGTCCGCAGTGTTCGGTTCCTGCGGTCACCGACCACCCCGGTCACTCCTTGACGTAGTTGCAGTGTTCGCATTCGCCCAGCCCGTTCTCGGCACTGGTGGGTCCGTCGCGATGGCGGGGTGGGGCTTGGTCGCGTTGTCGGATCGGCGCGCCATCACCTGACCGCGCGAGCGGTCGTCGAACGTCGTGTCAGCCGCCCGCTTCAGCAGTAGCTAGGCCAGTCGAGCCGCTTGCCGAGGTGGGTGGAAGTTAGCCCCAGGCCTGCGTATTCGTCTCGTTTACGCTCAGCCAGATGCAAGTAGTCGCTGCTTATGCGGCTCCAGATACAAGTAGTCGCTGCTTAAGCGGCTCCAAAATTCCAGTAGTCGACTACTCGAAGCGGCTTCCTCGCCACGCGTGAGGATCGGTGAACGTGAGCCCACGGGTCCGCAGTCATCGACAGGAGAAGCACATGCTCAAGAAACTGCTCGTCGCCGCGGTCGCAGCGGCGGCCATGTCTGTTCCATTCGGTGGCCTCGGCCTGTTTGCCAGTGCGGGCACCGCCGCTGCCGGGTCTTGGCCGGCGGACCCCACTTGGCCGGCGGACCCCACTTGGCCGGCACCCCCGAATTGGGGGTCTTATCCGGCGGACTCGTCTTACCCGGCGGACTCGTCTTACCCGGGGCACTCGCCGTTCGTCGGCTGGCCGATGGGGGGATGAAGGCACGTAGACGGGCGTTGCCGGAAAGCTGACGGTCGCGACGGGCGATGCCGACGTTTGGAGTCGTGCCGCCCCATGACCGTCTCAGCGCGCGGGCAGCTTCAGGACGTGCTGGGCGATGATGTTGCGCTGGATCTCCGACGTGCCGCCCGCGATGGTGCCCGCGAAGCTACCGATGTAGCGCGTGAACCAGCCCGCCGTGAATTGTCCTGGGCTGTAAGGGTTGTACGGTGCGGTCATCGCCGGGTCGGACAGCGCATCGGCAC is a genomic window of Mycobacterium sp. ITM-2016-00318 containing:
- a CDS encoding CbbQ/NirQ/NorQ/GpvN family protein, which encodes MRSSTSAVVTPVSDAPFYRAVDDEVEVFRAAARRGLPVLLKGPTGCGKTRFVEAMAHHLGRELITVAGHEDMTSADLVGRFLLKGGETVWVDGPLTRAVREGAIFYLDEVVEARQDTTVVIHPLADHRRELPVDRLGTTLQAAPGFQLVISYNPGYQSVLKNLKESTRQRFIAIALGYPSPDVETEVVAYEAGIDIETARSLVKLAYAIRNLDGSPLREVSSTRMLILAGGLVAEGLNLRSAVHAAVVQVLSDDADVIRALDELVNTVLPQT
- a CDS encoding TetR/AcrR family transcriptional regulator, with amino-acid sequence MVEPWTRERRLERTRSLLLDAAEQVFAERGFISATLDDIAKAAGYSKGAIYKYFATKEELFLAASDRYWRRYFDKFAEVMSSSDHIGARELEDIGERWRQLSRDRGAEHAALGIEFNLYLLRNPEARERVAAKRSEVVDELTRYIVDGIETLGATLLIPAATFAHIIIATTDAVELGSHLDDVDLYQPMLEMYVSAVKMP
- a CDS encoding spirocyclase AveC family protein; this encodes MSDLSSRKKPVLTESLSDAALGAQPQKKITPVRVWAAVGGVILAFQLYVWIRWITGPNFERVPAGPTDPPMFMKTILFTWTAVIVVGMPIAIWWFLIRPWRRERRITLDGMLFVSCGLLWFQDPLLNYFSTWSTYNTWMWNMGSWVQDIPGWVSFGEPGAMMAEPVLMNAPGYFFVLLCTMLGCWVMRLAKKRFPNINTFGLIGVVIAWTFFFDFVIEGLFLMPMGLFTYPGAIQALSVNAGTYYQWPLYEGLMWGGVQAGLCCMRYFTDDRGRTFVERGLDQVRGGFVKQQLTRFLAIFAACSAFFFVFYNIPAQFFAMHQDPWPDDILKRSYFLMGICGEDTDRPCPDPALPMPLTNSGYINHDGELVLPEGVKLPDNVPLERGK
- a CDS encoding NAD(P)-dependent oxidoreductase; this encodes MKVLVTGALGNIGFSTLEALLVEGHDVVAFDLESRRARQLASGFDGRVQFVWGDITNRESLQFALKGVDAVIHLAAIIPPATERVPDLAKKVNVDATRNLVAEMEASPTAGRLVFASSVGIFGDDQDREPPLRVDTPVHPTDEYGRHKVACEQAIRQSRLRWSILRLAAVTPIHLQAQDPSIMFEFSPDARFEFLHPADAGVAFARAVACEESIGATLYIAGGASCRMTYYDFATALMSAIGIGPIPVEAFVRTKPARFFGDWVDTEESQRLLQYQKRGLDEQLGDMKEDFGKLVPLIRLVRPLATWFVTRSSAHLKDNRRSHAG
- a CDS encoding TetR/AcrR family transcriptional regulator, which gives rise to MVERWTRERRLEHTRSLLLDAAEDVFAEKGFAPATLDDIAHAAGYTKGAIYKHFVTKEDLFLAVSDRYWRRYFDNFADVMASAEQLGSRELDEIAARWRQLSRDRGAEHAALGHEFTLYLLRNPEVRERVAEKRSEVVEALAGFIVEGIDRLGGTLLIPPLTFAQVLVATSDSVVLGSELDDVDLYRPVIEMYVSAIKMP
- a CDS encoding nitric oxide reductase activation protein NorD → MTDAASGNPDRFRFLATYIAGRSVDVTEAPAGQPAHTNGQFIFVSAAGSVEEQRRETLVQAALLGAGSLDPRLVKGLRARATIARRYLALEGHRALAELARQIPLDAALVPDSPPGTATADESLEVARSRAHVADPPEWFGVIKPSRLLGSTAGPGGQATNKDLKLQFDPIDMPDSEDDDEDDDGGKSSESKILKLFESPLFNNQSMSDYFRKMFGGKRSEGEGAAGAEMTVRSVRRVQEAGANARPVPTRIQFTDDGKPGAALGVGGALYPEWDVFNNQYKPDWCRVIDFPLTVDADVSDAAVVHDDVLRRRLARVGLGPKVLRGRADGDDLDIEALIDLFVDLQSGFSAPEHVYLERRKLARNLGVLILIDASGSAVDADSDGLAVHDHQRRAAATLAVTLEELGDRVAVYAFRSQGRHAVHLPVIKTFDQSFGAVGRARLNQLEPASYTRLGAGIRGAGEVLKNQAGTPNRLLLVLSDGFPYDDGYEGRYAEADAGKALEELRADGVACLCLSIGASTEPDVLERVFGSASFASAPTLADLSPQMDELFMSSLRELAAPTPSRG
- a CDS encoding spirocyclase AveC family protein, with translation MSDLSNKKPAVTESLGGTAELGAQVQPKGKPVQIWAFFGGAILLLQLYVWTKWVTGPYFEQVPAGPTPLPLHMKIPLIANAVVLWVGLPFAIWWFFIRPWRRERRITLDGMLVLSMGLMFFQDPFLNYFNTWCTYNTWLFNRGAWTPHIPGWFSPDEPGRMVPEPLLTNTVGYAYGVLLITIIGCAVMRKIKSRWPNISNLRLILATFAISFVFDFVMEALVLLPAGLYTYPGAIREVSFNAGTYYQWPVYEGLMWGGVQTALCCLRFFTDDRGRTIAERGLDRVRGGFVRQQFVRFLAIFAAVSACFFVLYNIPVQWFAMHSDPWPEDHLKRSYFNGGICGDGTDIPCPDPSLPLPSRWSGHINTDGELVVPEGKEVPVTVPFERGN